One region of Niallia sp. Man26 genomic DNA includes:
- a CDS encoding alpha-glucosidase/alpha-galactosidase, with protein MDKLQAEDIKIAYIGGGSQGWARRLMYDLALESRISGTVALYDLNLEAAKTNEKIGTYITNHPDATGKWKYEAVPAIEEALTGADFVIISILPGTFEDMAKDVHLPEKYGIYQSVGDTVGPGGIRRAVRTIPMFVEIAAEIRKHCPDAWVINYTNPMSLCTRTLYEVFPAIKAIGCCHEVFETQHLLADMVGEMLNVNVKNRKDIQVSVTGINHFTWLNEAAYQNIDLFPLYKQFAEKYAETGYEKEQGKWEESVFSSSNRVKFDLFKKYGLIAAAGDRHLAEFMPPVYLKNPETVHDWKFHLTSVDFRVKDQARKITENEQAFTGDTKVVLEPSGEEGVEILLALLGLEELVTNVNFPNLGQIPNLPNHAIVETNALIRRNSVQPVLTKDLPLDVANMVNRHVHNQEGVLKAVLTMDNQLLFNAFIQDPLVAAIPYEQAAALFEEMGILQQNQ; from the coding sequence ATGGATAAACTACAGGCCGAGGATATTAAAATAGCCTATATTGGAGGAGGCTCGCAAGGCTGGGCCAGAAGATTGATGTATGATCTTGCCCTCGAGTCAAGAATATCAGGAACAGTGGCCCTTTATGATCTTAATCTCGAAGCTGCAAAAACAAATGAAAAAATCGGCACCTATATAACGAATCATCCTGATGCAACTGGCAAATGGAAGTACGAAGCAGTACCTGCAATCGAGGAAGCTCTTACGGGAGCAGATTTCGTGATTATCTCAATCCTGCCAGGGACTTTTGAAGATATGGCAAAGGATGTTCACCTTCCAGAGAAGTACGGAATATACCAGTCTGTTGGGGACACGGTTGGACCAGGCGGTATTAGACGCGCTGTCAGAACGATTCCAATGTTTGTGGAAATCGCTGCCGAAATACGTAAGCATTGTCCGGATGCTTGGGTAATCAATTATACAAACCCGATGAGCTTATGCACCCGCACTTTATATGAGGTGTTTCCAGCAATTAAAGCGATCGGCTGCTGCCATGAAGTGTTTGAAACACAGCATTTGCTAGCAGATATGGTTGGTGAAATGCTAAATGTTAACGTGAAAAACCGCAAAGACATCCAAGTGAGTGTAACAGGCATCAATCACTTTACATGGCTTAATGAGGCCGCTTATCAAAATATTGACTTATTCCCCCTATATAAGCAGTTTGCTGAGAAGTATGCCGAAACAGGATACGAAAAAGAACAAGGAAAATGGGAGGAAAGTGTATTCAGCTCAAGCAATCGTGTGAAATTTGACTTATTTAAAAAATACGGACTTATTGCAGCAGCAGGCGATCGTCATCTTGCCGAATTTATGCCGCCTGTTTATTTAAAGAATCCTGAAACAGTTCATGACTGGAAGTTCCATTTAACGTCTGTCGATTTTCGCGTAAAAGACCAAGCACGGAAAATAACCGAAAATGAACAAGCTTTTACTGGTGATACAAAAGTCGTCCTAGAGCCGTCTGGTGAAGAAGGGGTGGAAATTCTCCTTGCTTTGCTTGGATTGGAGGAACTAGTGACAAACGTCAACTTTCCGAATCTAGGTCAAATTCCAAATCTGCCTAATCATGCTATCGTCGAAACAAATGCTCTAATCCGCAGAAACAGCGTCCAGCCTGTTTTAACAAAAGACCTGCCACTTGATGTTGCCAATATGGTTAACAGGCATGTTCATAACCAAGAAGGAGTCCTAAAGGCGGTGTTAACAATGGACAATCAGCTCCTCTTTAATGCCTTTATTCAAGATCCATTGGTTGCAGCCATTCCTTATGAACAGGCAGCAGCATTATTTGAGGAAATGGGCATTTTGCAGCAAAATCAGTAA